From a region of the Sorex araneus isolate mSorAra2 chromosome 10, mSorAra2.pri, whole genome shotgun sequence genome:
- the LOC101543271 gene encoding 60S ribosomal protein L18-like, whose translation MGVNIHHNKDGEVRRKEPKSQDISLRLLGKSYWFLARRTNSTFNQGALKRLFMSRTNRPPLSLSRMIRKMQLPGGEGKTAVGVGTIPEDVRIQQVLKLKVCALRVTGRARTCILKAGDKILTFDQLALDSPKGCGTVLLSGPRKGREVYRHFGMAPGTPRSHTKPYVRSKGCKFEHAQGRRARGYKN comes from the coding sequence ATGGGAGTCAATATCCACCACAACAAAGACGGGGAGGTGCGGCGCAAAGAGCCCAAGAGTCAGGACATCTCCCTGAGGCTGCTGGGCAAGAGCTACTGGTTTCTGGCCAGACGCACCAACTCTACGTTCAATCAGGGTGCGCTGAAGAGACTGTTCATGAGCCGGACCAACCGGCCACCTCTGTCCCTGTCCCGTATGATCCGCAAGATGCAGCTTCCTGGTGGGGAAGGCAAGacagctgtgggggtggggacaatCCCAGAGGATGTGCGCATTCAGCAGGTGCTCAAACTGAAGGTGTGTGCCCTGCGTGTGACTGGCCGCGCCCGAACTTGCATCCTCAAGGCTGGAGACAAAATCCTAACCTTTGACCAGTTGGCCCTGGACTCCCCCAAAGGCTGTGGAACTGTCCTGCTTTCCGGACCCCGCAAAGGCCGGGAAGTGTATAGGCATTTTGGCATGGCTCCCGGGACCCCACGCAGCCACACCAAACCCTATGTGCGTTCCAAGGGCTGCAAGTTCGAGCATGCCCAAGGCAGAAGGGCCAGAGGCTACAAGAACTGA